The sequence below is a genomic window from Trichosurus vulpecula isolate mTriVul1 chromosome 5, mTriVul1.pri, whole genome shotgun sequence.
ATTTCATAGTGTTTGGTTTGTGGGTTCTAGGTCCCTTTCTTCTGGTGTGTATAAGGATATGTTTGTTGCTTAGCATTTTTCACCTGCAAGATCTTTCCTTCctctagaggcagctggtgacagTGAATAGAACCCTAGGTCTGGAagccggaagacctgagttcaaatctggctccagatatttactagctgtctgaccctgggaaagtcacttagcgtCTATTTGccccaattttctcaactgtaaaattaggataatcaTAGTACCTAATTCCCAggtttgtcatgaggatcaaatgaaataatatttgtaaaaagtacctgccacagtacctggcacatagaaggtgctacataaatgtttattcatatacatacacatacacacacatgcacacacatgcatgcacacacaagcAAACACACGCACACAGGCACCACTCTGGGAAATTTTCGTCTGATTCCCAGAGCTAATATATTTCATCACCCTTCTCCACACAtctaatctctcccttctttgacaCACAGGTCCATCAGAAGTCAGGGATGAGAAATCATACAGGAATAACATTATTTATCCTTCGAGGACTAACAGATGATCCATGGCTAAAGGTTCTGAtttccatatttctcttttttacgTATGTTTTGAGTATAGTTGGGAACCTGATCATCATCACCCTCACCCTGATGGATGCACAACTTAAGACacccatgtattttttcctccgaaacttttcttttttagaagTGGCATTCACAACTGCCTATATTCCTAGATATCTCTACAGTTTATCAGTTGGTGACAATACCATTACTTATAATGGTTGTGTTGCCCAAATATTTTTTGTCATCCTTCTTGGGTCAACAGAATTTTTTCTTCTGGCTACCATGTCCTATGATCGCTATGTGGCCATCTGCAAACCTCTGCACTATACAACTATCATGAACAGCAAAGTCTGTAATCAGCTGCTCCTTAGTTCTTGGCTGGCTGGGTTAATGATTATAGTCCCACCAATTAGCTTAGGCCTTCAGCTGGAATTCTGTGACTCCAATATTATTGATCATTTTGGCTGTGATGCATTTCCCCTATTAAAGATTGCATGCTCAGACACACAAGTCATAGAGAAGATGGTTTTGATTTTTGCTGTGTTGACACTCATCATCACCTTCTTCTTTGTGCTTCTGTCCTATGTACTCATTATCAGGACAGTTCTCAGATTCCCCTCAGCTCAGCAAAGGAAAAAGGCCTTTTCCACTTGTTCTTCCCACATGATTGTCGTCTCCATCACTTATGGCAGCTGCATCTTCATCTATATCAAACCTTCTGCAAAAGAAGGAGTGGCTTTGAATAAGGTGATATCAGTGCTGACAACTTCAGTTGCTCCTGTTATGAACCCCTTAATTTATGCCCTAAGAAACAAGCAAGTGATACAAGCTTTTAAGGACTCAGCCAAAAAAATGCTCTTCCTCTCAAAGCAATAAATAACTATTGACTTAAGGATGCCAAATGGtaagagaaaatgtaaataaccTTTAATCTTCTGTCCTGGATTCCATTaccctttttcatttcctttgctaATGACCATTTAACGATAGCCCAGTCACTGTAACCTTCTCAAAACTCCTTTCTCTTGAACTGAAAATCCTTTCAACTCCCAAATACTAAAGGTTTCTTTTGCCCCTCATCCTCCATTTTCAGAATAACTTTTGAAATAGCACCTCACTCTCTATTCCAGCCCACAAAACCACCATCCCCCCACCTGCGAGCAATAAATCCAATTATTTTTCTCTCCCAAGATCATTTATACAGAGCTCTTATTTGGTAAACTTATGGAATAATCAGTTCTACCGCTAAGGTgtccttagaagccatctagtccaatccctttgatactatattcattctttt
It includes:
- the LOC118851406 gene encoding olfactory receptor 6C2-like gives rise to the protein MRNHTGITLFILRGLTDDPWLKVLISIFLFFTYVLSIVGNLIIITLTLMDAQLKTPMYFFLRNFSFLEVAFTTAYIPRYLYSLSVGDNTITYNGCVAQIFFVILLGSTEFFLLATMSYDRYVAICKPLHYTTIMNSKVCNQLLLSSWLAGLMIIVPPISLGLQLEFCDSNIIDHFGCDAFPLLKIACSDTQVIEKMVLIFAVLTLIITFFFVLLSYVLIIRTVLRFPSAQQRKKAFSTCSSHMIVVSITYGSCIFIYIKPSAKEGVALNKVISVLTTSVAPVMNPLIYALRNKQVIQAFKDSAKKMLFLSKQ